Proteins from one Kiritimatiellia bacterium genomic window:
- a CDS encoding purine permease: MNPEDPTGAAPPAELLFGLEDRPPFWIALFAALQHLLAIFVPIITPPLLICGALKCDVPTTTTIVALSLFISGVSTWIQVRRIGPLGSGLLSIQGTSFTFVGALIAIGQTGGLPLIFGVCLAGSLVEMVISRFIPLVRRLIPPLVSGIVVTLIGLSLVGAGAFNCAGGGAAMADGTFGQLRHLALAGLVLTVILGLNRSRNALVRMGSIVAGLLAGYAVAALLGRVDFRPIAELDRVVLPIPFQYGLSFRWSAFIPVALLYVVTSIETVGDITATSIVSRQPIVGPLYGKRLAGGMLGDGFNSALASAFNTFPNTTFSQNNGVIQLTGIASRAVGYWIAGLLILLGLSPLVSGVFALMPEPVLGGGTLLMFGTVAAAGIRIIAQQPLDRRALLILAASLGTGMGVVLAPDVLKALPEWARHIFASGAVTGGLTAVLCNALLPDRGTPQKPL; encoded by the coding sequence ATGAATCCAGAAGATCCGACCGGTGCCGCGCCGCCCGCTGAACTCCTGTTTGGACTGGAAGACCGGCCGCCGTTCTGGATCGCGCTGTTCGCCGCCCTGCAACACCTGCTGGCCATCTTCGTGCCGATCATCACGCCGCCGCTGCTGATCTGCGGCGCGCTGAAATGCGACGTGCCCACCACGACGACCATCGTGGCCCTCTCGCTGTTCATTTCGGGCGTGTCGACCTGGATCCAGGTCCGGAGGATCGGTCCGCTGGGCTCGGGGCTGTTGAGCATCCAGGGCACCAGCTTTACGTTCGTCGGGGCGCTGATCGCGATCGGGCAGACCGGCGGGCTGCCGCTGATCTTCGGCGTGTGCCTCGCGGGCTCGCTCGTGGAGATGGTCATCAGCCGGTTCATCCCGCTCGTCCGCCGGCTCATCCCGCCGCTGGTCAGCGGGATCGTGGTGACGCTGATCGGGTTGAGCCTGGTCGGGGCGGGCGCGTTCAACTGCGCGGGCGGCGGCGCGGCGATGGCGGACGGAACGTTCGGCCAACTCCGGCACCTCGCACTGGCCGGGCTGGTGCTCACCGTGATCCTGGGTCTGAACCGCAGCCGAAACGCCCTCGTGCGCATGGGCTCGATCGTCGCGGGGCTGCTCGCCGGCTACGCGGTCGCCGCGCTGCTGGGCCGCGTGGATTTCCGGCCGATCGCGGAGCTCGACCGCGTGGTTCTGCCGATCCCCTTCCAGTACGGCCTGTCCTTCCGCTGGTCCGCCTTCATCCCCGTGGCGCTGCTCTACGTCGTCACGTCCATCGAGACCGTCGGCGACATCACGGCCACCTCGATCGTTTCCCGCCAGCCGATCGTGGGGCCGCTGTACGGGAAACGGCTGGCGGGCGGGATGCTGGGCGACGGGTTCAACTCCGCGCTCGCGTCGGCGTTCAACACGTTCCCGAACACCACGTTCAGCCAGAACAACGGCGTGATCCAGCTTACGGGCATTGCGAGCCGGGCCGTGGGCTACTGGATCGCCGGCCTGCTGATACTGCTGGGCCTCTCACCGCTGGTCTCGGGCGTGTTCGCCCTGATGCCCGAACCGGTGCTGGGCGGCGGGACGCTGCTGATGTTCGGCACCGTCGCGGCGGCCGGTATCCGGATCATCGCCCAGCAACCGCTGGACCGGCGCGCCCTCCTGATCCTCGCGGCGTCGCTGGGCACGGGCATGGGCGTGGTGCTGGCGCCGGACGTGCTCAAGGCCCTGCCGGAATGGGCCCGGCACATCTTCGCGTCCGGCGCGGTCACCGGCGGCCTGACGGCCGTGCTCTGCAACGCGCTGCTGCCGGACCGGGGAACTCCACAGAAACCTCTGTAG
- a CDS encoding radical SAM protein, with product MGDAKVPEVGYEYFSERVHNQSLRQRLPLSGSIELTFACNFRCIHCYCVNEAPRRELSLEEMRGLVDQVADEGCLWMLLTGGEPLLHRDFEDIYSYCRQKGLITTLFTNGSLVTDRIAGLLSDLKPFVVEVTLYGFSPETYRAVTGRAEHFEKVLRGIELLQQRGVPLKLKSMIMRQNIQDLPRLREYAQSRGLNYRFDPMLNPTLSGSRAPEDMMLTPEEIVALDVDDPERMKSWEEFCGKYTFAADNGLLYKCGAGQWSFHIDPEGKLSLCMFARQQQYDLRNGNFHEAFYTFLPSILAQKEARVTKCGACAIRSMCGQCPGWASLHSGDPEEPVEYLCQIAHARARAFGIKGL from the coding sequence ATGGGCGACGCGAAGGTCCCCGAGGTCGGCTACGAGTACTTCAGCGAGCGGGTGCACAACCAGTCGCTGCGCCAGCGCCTTCCGTTGTCCGGCTCGATCGAACTGACCTTCGCCTGCAATTTCCGCTGCATCCATTGCTACTGCGTCAACGAGGCGCCGCGCCGCGAGCTGTCTCTTGAAGAAATGCGCGGGCTGGTGGACCAGGTGGCGGACGAGGGCTGCCTCTGGATGCTGCTGACCGGCGGCGAGCCGCTGCTGCACCGCGACTTCGAGGACATCTACAGTTACTGCCGGCAGAAGGGGCTGATCACGACCCTCTTCACCAATGGCAGCCTGGTGACCGACCGGATCGCGGGCCTGTTAAGCGACCTCAAGCCGTTCGTCGTAGAGGTGACGCTCTACGGCTTTTCCCCGGAAACCTACCGCGCGGTGACCGGGCGGGCGGAGCATTTCGAGAAGGTCCTGCGGGGGATCGAACTCCTGCAGCAGCGCGGGGTCCCGCTGAAGCTCAAGTCCATGATCATGCGGCAGAACATCCAGGACCTGCCCCGGCTCCGGGAGTATGCGCAATCCCGCGGGTTGAATTACCGGTTCGATCCGATGCTGAATCCTACTCTCTCCGGCTCCCGCGCGCCCGAGGACATGATGTTGACGCCGGAGGAGATCGTCGCGCTGGATGTGGACGACCCCGAGCGCATGAAATCCTGGGAAGAGTTCTGCGGGAAATACACCTTCGCGGCCGACAACGGGCTGTTGTACAAGTGCGGCGCGGGCCAGTGGAGCTTCCATATTGATCCGGAGGGCAAGCTGTCGCTCTGCATGTTCGCCCGCCAGCAGCAGTACGACTTGCGCAACGGGAATTTCCACGAGGCCTTTTACACCTTCCTCCCGTCGATCCTCGCCCAGAAGGAAGCCCGCGTGACCAAGTGCGGAGCCTGTGCGATCCGGAGCATGTGCGGACAGTGTCCGGGCTGGGCCTCCCTGCACAGCGGCGATCCGGAAGAGCCGGTGGAGTACTTGTGTCAGATTGCCCATGCTCGCGCCCGGGCTTTTGGCATCAAGGGATTGTGA
- a CDS encoding PqqD family protein: MSIEKARMAKTGDVVRRQIADEIILVPVRKSAEELDSIYSINPMAAQIWDLLDGQKTLGEIRDLLLQQYDVTPEELDRDIAEFVEQLKSEKLIREA; encoded by the coding sequence ATGTCGATAGAAAAAGCTCGGATGGCGAAGACGGGGGACGTGGTGCGGCGGCAGATCGCGGACGAGATTATCCTGGTCCCCGTGCGCAAGTCGGCCGAGGAACTCGACAGCATCTACTCCATCAACCCCATGGCGGCCCAGATCTGGGACCTGCTCGACGGCCAGAAGACCCTGGGCGAGATCCGCGACCTCCTGCTGCAGCAGTACGACGTCACGCCGGAGGAACTCGACCGGGACATCGCCGAGTTCGTGGAGCAGCTGAAGTCCGAGAAGCTGATCCGGGAAGCGTAG
- a CDS encoding nucleotidyltransferase family protein, whose amino-acid sequence MHLYLEFDAIVRRFAEEHVRYAVAGALAVALHGFLRNTEDIDILVGHEDLERASGILKAMGYQSSSAPWTFKDTQITLWRFIKPDRNSEELMVVDVMVPESPEGQAILDRSVTVAYADLTLRVVGRDDLIAMKRARNSALDKADIEKIKGNGTDEAV is encoded by the coding sequence ATGCATTTGTACCTCGAGTTCGACGCCATCGTTCGCCGTTTCGCGGAGGAGCATGTCCGGTATGCCGTGGCGGGGGCCTTAGCCGTCGCACTGCACGGCTTCCTAAGGAACACAGAGGATATCGATATCCTTGTGGGCCACGAAGATCTGGAGCGAGCATCGGGCATTCTGAAAGCGATGGGGTACCAATCTTCCTCGGCGCCTTGGACTTTCAAAGATACCCAGATCACTCTCTGGCGTTTCATAAAGCCCGATAGGAATTCCGAGGAGCTGATGGTGGTGGACGTGATGGTGCCGGAGTCTCCTGAAGGCCAAGCCATCCTGGATCGTTCGGTCACGGTGGCGTATGCGGATCTGACCCTTCGAGTGGTCGGTAGAGATGACTTGATCGCGATGAAGCGCGCGCGCAATTCGGCGCTCGACAAGGCCGACATAGAGAAGATCAAAGGAAACGGCACGGATGAAGCCGTATAA